The proteins below come from a single Streptomyces sp. M92 genomic window:
- a CDS encoding MaoC family dehydratase — protein MNDPIPAPYVEVEPGRFREDSGLSYEDYVVGHVFEHRPGRTISATDNIWSSLICLNQHPLHIDEVYASKTPFKRLLVSSLVTFGIVNGMTVKTISQKAVANLGWDKVRLSAPVFVGDTLYAETTIVSKRPSATRPGEGIVTVHTVGRNQDGVRVIDFDRTLLATMRAPGDPAVGPSFRDRKRP, from the coding sequence GTGAACGACCCGATACCCGCGCCGTACGTCGAAGTCGAACCCGGGCGCTTCCGTGAGGACTCCGGCCTGAGTTACGAGGACTACGTCGTCGGCCATGTCTTCGAGCACCGGCCCGGACGCACCATCTCCGCGACCGACAACATCTGGAGCTCGCTGATCTGCCTCAATCAGCACCCCCTCCACATCGATGAGGTGTACGCGTCGAAGACCCCGTTCAAGAGGCTGCTGGTGTCGAGCCTGGTCACGTTCGGGATCGTGAACGGGATGACGGTCAAGACCATCAGCCAGAAGGCGGTCGCCAACCTCGGCTGGGACAAGGTCCGGCTCAGCGCCCCGGTGTTCGTCGGGGACACGCTCTACGCCGAGACCACGATCGTCTCCAAGCGCCCCTCCGCCACTCGGCCGGGCGAGGGCATCGTCACGGTCCACACGGTGGGCCGCAACCAGGACGGAGTGCGGGTCATCGACTTCGACCGCACTCTCCTCGCCACCATGCGGGCCCCGGGGGATCCCGCCGTCGGCCCCTCGTTCCGAGACAGGAAACGCCCATGA
- a CDS encoding 2-isopropylmalate synthase produces the protein MKTKTSADQRLRTQPWWNAQQPSGMPVHRYQRAEPQDLLEPGTRTWLGRAPGHAPLWSSVDLRDGNQALANPMDLRRKRKMFDLLVRLGFKDIEIGYPSASETEFEFVRHLITGGHIPDDVTVTVFTPAIPELIDRTFEAIRGTDRAVVHLCHATACLWREVVFRKTPSEVMALAQESAQRMVRLADRADGAIRFEYSPETFNVTEPQFALEIANTVAEIVEAAPERPLTLNLPSTVETHAPSVFADQIEWMSRSLDRRDGIILSVHPHNDRGTAVAAAEFALAAGADRVEGTLFGNGERTGNVCLVTLALNLFSRGVDPQLDLSDIPSVRRAVEECNRMPVPDRHPYAGDLVFTAFSGTHQDAIAKGLLHLENQAAAAGVPAAEMPWDVPYLPVDPQDLGRSYEAVIRVNSQSGKGGIAHVLRTRWGIELPVALRAEFARVMQRVTDLSGTEIDPGRIWEIFRAEYCGAGDWGGFAALASGDDPVEALLAEVRAYGVDAHVEQLVRDEGGPDSGARHVCYAQLLVAHEPVWGAGLGAFPDEATVRAVLSALHRSGARPANGGSVPQLAGAREGNR, from the coding sequence ATGAAGACGAAGACATCCGCGGATCAGCGGCTGCGTACACAGCCCTGGTGGAACGCCCAGCAACCGTCCGGCATGCCGGTTCACCGCTACCAGCGCGCAGAGCCGCAGGACCTCCTCGAGCCCGGCACGCGTACCTGGCTCGGCCGCGCGCCCGGCCACGCCCCGCTGTGGAGCTCGGTGGACCTGCGCGACGGCAACCAGGCTCTGGCCAACCCGATGGACCTGCGGCGCAAGAGGAAGATGTTCGACCTGCTGGTCCGCCTGGGATTCAAGGACATCGAGATCGGTTACCCCTCGGCCAGTGAGACCGAGTTCGAGTTCGTGCGCCATCTGATCACCGGCGGCCACATCCCCGACGATGTCACCGTCACGGTCTTCACCCCGGCGATCCCGGAGCTGATCGACCGCACTTTCGAGGCGATACGTGGCACGGACCGCGCCGTCGTCCATCTCTGCCACGCCACGGCCTGTCTGTGGCGCGAGGTCGTGTTCCGAAAGACACCGTCCGAGGTGATGGCGCTGGCCCAGGAGAGCGCGCAGCGGATGGTGAGGCTGGCCGACCGGGCCGACGGCGCCATCCGGTTCGAGTACTCGCCGGAGACGTTCAACGTCACCGAGCCGCAGTTCGCCCTGGAGATCGCGAACACGGTGGCCGAGATCGTCGAGGCCGCGCCGGAGCGCCCGCTGACGCTCAACCTGCCCAGCACGGTGGAGACGCACGCGCCCAGCGTGTTCGCCGACCAGATCGAGTGGATGAGCCGCAGTCTCGACCGACGCGACGGCATCATCCTCTCCGTCCACCCGCACAACGACCGCGGTACCGCGGTGGCCGCGGCGGAGTTCGCGCTCGCCGCCGGGGCCGACCGGGTCGAGGGCACCCTCTTCGGCAACGGTGAGCGGACCGGCAATGTCTGCCTGGTCACGCTGGCGCTGAACCTGTTCAGCCGTGGCGTCGATCCCCAGCTCGACCTCTCCGACATCCCGTCCGTCCGCCGCGCTGTGGAGGAGTGCAACCGGATGCCTGTGCCGGACCGGCATCCGTACGCCGGCGACCTCGTCTTCACCGCCTTCTCCGGCACCCACCAGGACGCCATCGCCAAGGGACTGCTGCACCTGGAGAACCAGGCCGCCGCCGCGGGGGTGCCGGCCGCGGAGATGCCGTGGGACGTGCCCTATCTGCCGGTCGATCCACAGGACCTCGGTCGCAGTTACGAGGCGGTCATCCGGGTCAACAGCCAGTCGGGCAAGGGCGGTATCGCCCATGTGCTGCGCACACGATGGGGGATCGAGCTGCCCGTCGCGCTGCGCGCCGAGTTCGCCCGCGTCATGCAGCGGGTCACCGATCTCTCCGGTACCGAGATTGATCCGGGCCGGATCTGGGAGATCTTCCGCGCCGAGTACTGCGGTGCCGGTGACTGGGGCGGCTTCGCGGCGCTCGCCTCCGGCGACGACCCGGTCGAGGCGTTGCTGGCCGAGGTCCGTGCGTACGGCGTGGACGCCCACGTGGAGCAACTGGTCCGCGACGAGGGCGGGCCGGATTCCGGCGCACGGCACGTCTGCTACGCGCAGTTGCTCGTGGCGCACGAGCCGGTGTGGGGAGCGGGACTGGGTGCGTTCCCCGACGAGGCGACCGTGCGGGCGGTGCTGTCGGCCCTGCACCGCAGCGGGGCCCGGCCGGCGAACGGCGGGTCTGTGCCGCAGCTGGCCGGAGCCCGGGAGGGGAACCGGTGA
- a CDS encoding lysine biosynthesis protein LysW, with the protein MTTTTAQACPGCEEPVQIGDSVRLNEILECVGCRIELEIIALSPLVLALAPDVEEDWGE; encoded by the coding sequence ATGACCACGACCACTGCACAGGCCTGCCCGGGCTGCGAGGAGCCGGTACAGATCGGCGACTCCGTGCGGCTCAACGAAATTCTGGAGTGCGTGGGCTGCCGTATCGAACTGGAAATCATAGCGCTGAGCCCTCTCGTCCTCGCCCTTGCGCCCGATGTCGAAGAGGACTGGGGGGAGTGA
- a CDS encoding transketolase family protein: MSRATREAYRDSLLPLLKRHSDLMCLDSDTGLFNADHATAAGDQYLNLGIAEQNLLGVAAGMAACGRVPFVNTMAAFATSRALETIKVDIAYNRLPVRIMATHGGLAAGHLGPTHQALEDLAVMRVLPSMTVVVPADAAATEAFVDQSLNLPGPLYVRLGRKPTPELPAAPPPVIGQAQTLREGGDVVFACCGPYPVLACLAAADVLAQQGIGATVLNMHTLRPFDTQTLVAAARPAALVVTLEEHWRGGGLGGAVAETLAEAAPTRVLRLGMPDQFVDEVGNQEHLVAHYDLTAERVVRAVRTALDTEARPGKTDRKELIS, encoded by the coding sequence ATGAGCCGCGCGACCCGGGAGGCGTACCGGGACAGCCTGCTTCCGCTCCTGAAGCGGCATTCCGATCTGATGTGCCTGGACTCCGACACCGGTCTGTTCAACGCCGACCACGCCACGGCGGCCGGCGACCAGTACCTCAATCTCGGCATCGCCGAACAGAACCTGCTGGGCGTGGCCGCGGGGATGGCCGCGTGCGGGCGGGTCCCGTTCGTCAACACGATGGCGGCCTTCGCGACCTCCCGGGCTCTGGAAACGATCAAGGTCGACATCGCCTACAACCGGTTGCCGGTCCGCATCATGGCCACCCACGGCGGCCTCGCCGCGGGTCATCTCGGTCCGACGCACCAGGCACTGGAAGATCTCGCGGTGATGCGGGTACTGCCCTCGATGACCGTGGTGGTGCCCGCCGACGCCGCCGCCACGGAGGCGTTCGTCGACCAGAGCCTGAACCTGCCCGGACCGCTCTACGTCCGGCTCGGTCGCAAACCCACCCCCGAACTGCCGGCCGCCCCGCCACCGGTCATCGGGCAGGCGCAGACGTTGCGGGAGGGCGGCGACGTGGTGTTCGCCTGCTGCGGCCCGTATCCGGTGCTCGCCTGTCTGGCCGCGGCGGACGTGCTCGCCCAGCAGGGGATCGGGGCCACGGTCCTCAACATGCACACCCTGCGGCCGTTCGACACGCAGACGCTGGTGGCCGCGGCCCGGCCGGCGGCGCTCGTCGTGACGCTGGAGGAGCACTGGCGCGGCGGCGGTCTCGGCGGCGCGGTGGCGGAGACCCTGGCGGAGGCGGCGCCCACTCGGGTGCTGAGGCTGGGCATGCCGGATCAGTTCGTCGACGAGGTGGGCAACCAGGAGCATCTCGTCGCGCATTACGACCTCACCGCGGAGCGGGTCGTGAGGGCGGTCCGAACCGCTCTCGACACCGAGGCCCGCCCCGGGAAGACCGATCGGAAGGAACTCATCTCATGA
- a CDS encoding 2OG-Fe dioxygenase family protein — protein sequence MITARPTSGVTLTAIKDLSDSGAHLVRHDDFSALTGVRPADWARFAENWEVLQRDPYMADGGTYRYRRYGQFELDMETGDLTRLPHGPYRQEADVNKLHGGVDRVYEPLTEAFVGDPVLRNVLVRSAEIFTGVDGTKKWNVKVTPVRTTTTKDQVGEPTPEGRHRDGVTFITSLMIDRNNVTGGESSVHTEDGELLVTTTLREPGDILLGDDRRTFHGVTAVRPDDDGEPGHRDVLIMAFTSL from the coding sequence ATGATCACTGCACGGCCGACCAGCGGCGTCACGCTCACCGCAATCAAGGATCTGTCCGACTCCGGTGCCCATCTCGTCCGGCACGACGACTTCTCGGCCCTGACAGGCGTCCGTCCCGCCGACTGGGCGCGTTTCGCCGAGAACTGGGAGGTTCTCCAGCGCGACCCCTACATGGCCGACGGCGGCACCTATCGCTATCGCCGGTACGGCCAGTTCGAGCTCGACATGGAAACCGGGGACCTCACCCGACTTCCGCACGGCCCGTACCGCCAGGAGGCCGACGTCAACAAGCTGCACGGCGGCGTCGACAGGGTGTACGAACCACTGACCGAGGCGTTCGTGGGCGACCCCGTCCTGCGCAACGTACTGGTGAGGTCGGCCGAGATCTTCACCGGTGTCGACGGCACCAAGAAGTGGAACGTCAAGGTCACCCCCGTCCGTACCACCACCACGAAGGACCAGGTCGGCGAGCCCACCCCGGAGGGCCGGCACAGGGACGGCGTCACCTTCATCACGTCATTGATGATCGATCGCAACAACGTGACCGGCGGGGAGAGTTCGGTCCACACGGAAGACGGCGAGCTCCTCGTCACCACAACGCTCCGTGAACCCGGCGACATCCTGCTGGGTGACGACCGCCGCACCTTCCACGGAGTCACGGCGGTGCGTCCCGATGACGACGGTGAACCGGGTCACCGCGACGTCCTGATCATGGCCTTCACCTCGCTGTGA
- a CDS encoding 2-oxoglutarate and iron-dependent oxygenase domain-containing protein: MTDIPVISLAQVEQQDEARICAEIFRACTETGFLVVRDHGIDRKVFDDAYELAHDFFRQAPENACVYAGGKGGPAGCTDKAGVGRLVLDGSEPLPFPADKRGIALRDALKTYFAACRTVADRVTGMLTVALGLGEFVDDALLTLFTKDGPGLQLCDPAGDWIDVDVPERDWFVVSTGQFEMRWSHEARVSPRWAGEGNRSGQSIALFKPAHDAAVIEWFPKYTQVRPAAYEPARHDDFSPERLNAFFGSEEVRS, encoded by the coding sequence ATGACCGACATTCCCGTCATCAGCCTGGCCCAGGTCGAGCAGCAGGACGAGGCGAGGATCTGTGCCGAGATCTTCCGGGCCTGCACCGAGACCGGATTCCTCGTCGTGCGCGACCACGGCATCGACCGGAAGGTCTTCGACGACGCCTACGAACTGGCCCACGATTTCTTCCGGCAGGCGCCGGAGAACGCCTGCGTGTACGCCGGCGGCAAGGGCGGGCCGGCCGGGTGCACCGACAAGGCCGGCGTGGGACGGCTCGTGCTCGACGGCTCCGAGCCCCTTCCCTTTCCGGCCGACAAGCGGGGAATCGCACTGCGTGACGCGCTCAAGACCTATTTCGCCGCATGCCGGACCGTCGCCGACCGAGTGACCGGGATGCTGACCGTGGCGCTGGGACTGGGCGAGTTCGTCGACGACGCGTTGCTCACGCTGTTCACCAAGGACGGCCCGGGGCTGCAGCTGTGCGATCCGGCCGGCGACTGGATCGACGTGGACGTCCCCGAAAGGGACTGGTTCGTCGTCAGCACCGGCCAATTCGAGATGCGCTGGTCGCACGAGGCGCGTGTCTCGCCGCGCTGGGCGGGCGAGGGCAACCGGTCAGGGCAGTCGATCGCGCTGTTCAAGCCGGCCCACGACGCCGCCGTCATCGAGTGGTTCCCGAAGTACACCCAGGTGCGACCGGCCGCGTACGAGCCGGCCCGCCACGACGATTTCTCGCCGGAGAGGCTGAACGCCTTCTTCGGGAGTGAGGAGGTCCGGTCGTGA